The nucleotide sequence TCTGGGATTGTGTTACTTACGTGCAATAGATCAGAGTAAATGAATTCATTTGCGTCGTTTTAAAGGGGCAACCTGTGTTCTAGTTCAATTTATCATGATCTTGCCGTAGTAAAAACGTCATCCATCTAATGGTTATCTTGACTCTGAGTATCTGTGGGATAGCTGCTTTTACCTTATTCACGCGCTGATATATTGTTTAATCTGTAGTTATATAACAATATTAAGAGATAGATTGATTCTGGCTAACGTAAGGCTAATATTCTTGTGTTAGGATGCTGGCGTTTTTGTATGAGGATATAGCTACAGGTGAAGGCTGGTCTTTGATCAGTTTGTAAACCATAATTTAAATCTGATTGTCTCGAATCAATTTTCGTATCGAGAGTCGGAGGTTTTGCTTTAGGAAATAGGGTTTCAACATATGATTGTCGAGCAAGATATCTCTAATGTTCGTGTTGGCATGTACGTTCTGGACATTACCTACCCGAAAGGAAAGTTTCACCTTACTAAGCCCAGTTGGTTGGATAGTGAGCGTGTTATTGAAGGGCTAAGGAATAAAGGAGTGCAGCGACTTCTTATCGACATGAGTAAGACTCGAGAACCTTCGGTGATCTCTCCTCAGATTATAGAAATAGTCGTTCCTTCTTTTACACAACAAATTACCCAAGCTAGATCGGTTTTTGACGAGTCTAAAGGTATTCAGAAAAAACTGTTTCATGCAGCAAAAAATGGTCATGCACTTGATCTTCAATCTGTATGTAAGATCACCGATGAATCTATTGATATGATCTTTGAAAACCCAGATGCTCTTGCATGCGTACTTAACATCCGCCATAAGGATGAGTACTTACTAGAACACTCTATTGCTGTATCTGTACTGCTCACTATGTTTGCTTTTCATATGAAGTTTGAGAGAGAGATTGTCAGTCAGCTGGCCATCGGGGCATTTCTTCATGACGTGGGAAAAATTATGATCCCGGATGCCATTTTAAATAAGCCCGGGAAGTTAACAGATAAAGAGTTTGAAATCATGAAAGCGCATGCCACTCACTCTATTAATGTGATTAAGAAGACCCCAGGTGTTAGTGCATTAAGTCTTGAAGTCGCTGCATTACATCATGAAAAGCTTAACGGTGAGGGATACCCTAACAAGGTCAAGTCTAATGAGATCTCTATCTATGGGCGTATGATCTCCATCTGTGACATTTTTGATGCATTGACATCGAGTCGCTGCTACAAAGAGGGTTATTCTCAAGTAAAAGCCTTTAGTATTTTGAGAGAGTTAAGTAAAGATAACCAACTTGATATAAATTTGGTTGATAATTTCATTCAGTGTATGGGGGTTTATCCAGTAGGGGCTCTGGTTCAGCTTGATTCGAACAGATTAGCCATTGTTGAGAGTCATAATTTACAAGATCCAGTTCGCCCGAAGGTGAAGGCCTTCTATCGTTTAGATCCTAAACAATTCGAATTGGCACAAAATATTGATTTATCATCGATGCAGACCGAACGGATAGTGAAATGTGTCAGAGCCGATGAATTTAACTTAAATATGGATCAGATCATTGAGTTTTTAGCCCATGAGGGTTGATTGCTAGCGCTTAGATAAATGGTACAAATAATAAAATAGCGCCTATTTGGCGCTATTTTTGTGTAGATGATATGAATCTTACTCGGTTGCAGCTTTCATTTTGCGGGTGAATTCACCTAATTGAGCAAGAAGTTCTATTTCATTGTTTTTATTGGCTTCGATAATTTTTACCACTGCAGAGCCTGAAATGGCACCAGCTGCGCCAGCTTGAATGGCTTGTTTTACTTGAGCTGGCTCAGCAATACCAAAACCTAGCAGTGGTGGTGCGCCGTTAAACTCCTTGAGTCGAGATAAAATATCACCAATAGGCATACCCGCTTTAGACTCTGTACCCGTGACACCTGCACGTGATAAGAGGTAGGTATATCCTTCTCCTTTTTCGCTGACAAGCTGAAGGGTGTCACGATCTGCATTAGGCGGAGCGATAAAGATAGGTGCAATGCCATGGGCTTTAGCCGATGTGATAAATGGATCCGCTTCTTCAACTGGCACATCAGCGATCAATACCGAATCGATGCCAGCGGCTTTTGCTTTAGCGTAAAAAACGTCGATACCGTTAGCAAACACTAAGTTTGCATAGAGGAGCAGTCCGATAGGCAGCTCTGGGTATTTAGCCCGAATAAGCGTCAGCATTTCAAAACACTGAGTTGGTGTGGTACCCGCAGCGAGTGAACGTAAATTTGCTCCTTGGATAACCGGACCATCAGCCAAAGGATCAGAGAAGGGGAAGCCTAGCTCTAGTGCATCAGCGCCATTTTCAACTAGGCAGTCGATAATCTTTAGTGAAAGCGCAGGGCTTGGGTCGCCTAAGGTGACAAAAGGGACAAATGCACCTTGATTTTTCTCTTTTAGTGCGGCAAAAGTTGCCTTATAACGGCCTGCTTGTTTAAATTCAGTCATTGCCACTCTCCTCTTTTTGCTGACTCGTTTGTGATTTCTCGCGCTCCTCTAATATGTCAGCTACGGTAAAGATGTCTTTATCGCCACGGCCCGATAGATTAACCACTAATAGGGTCTCTTTTGTGGCTTTTTGCGCCAGTTTGACGGCGTAAGCTATGGCATGAGCAGATTCTAACGCTGGGATGATCCCTTCGCAGCGAGCCAGTAGTTGGAAAGCATCTAATGCCTCATCGTCGGTTGCTGACTCATAGGTTGCGCGTCCTGTTGCAGCCAAATGTGCATGCTGTGGGCCTACCGACGGAAAATCAAGGCCTGCAGAGACTGAGTATGACTCCTCAATTTGCCCCTCCTTATCTTGCATCAAAGGTGCTTTCATGCCGAAGAAAATGCCTGTTTTACCATGCTTAAGTGGTGCGCCATGCATCGGCGTATCTATGCCTAATCCTGCAGGTTCAACGCCAATAAGCTGCACACTAGGTTCATCGATAAAATCGGCAAACATACCGATTGCGTTGGACCCGCCGCCAACACAGGCGATAACAGCATCGGGCAAGCGGCCTTCACGTTCAAGGATCTGTTTCTTCGTTTCTTCACCTATCATGCGCTGGAACTCACGTACGATAGTCGGGAAAGGGTGTGGACCTGCCGCAGTACCGAGTAGATAATGGGCTTTTTCATAACTGCCGGACCAGTCACGCATCGCTTCATTACAAGCATCTTTTAACGTGGATGAACCCGATGTGACAGGAATAACCTCTGCACCCATCAGTTTCATTCGAAATACGTTTGGCGATTGACGCTCGATATCTTTTGCGCCCATGTACACTTTACACTTGAGACCGAGAAGTGCACAGGCTAGGGCCGTCGCGACACCATGTTGACCGGCGCCAGTTTCGGCAATGATCTCTTTTTTACCCATACGTTTAGCCAGTAAAGCCTGACCTAATACCTGATTGGTCTTGTGCGCGCCACCATGAAGTAAGTCTTCACGTTTGAGGTAAATTTTAACTAATGGATTTGGACTCAAGTTGCGCGTAAGCGTTAGGGCTGTTGGACGACCGGCATAGTTTTTGAGTAGATCGGTAAACTCGGCCTGAAATGCTTCATCTTCTTGTGCTTCAATAAATGCAGTTTCTAACTGTCTCAGTGCAG is from Shewanella sp. MTB7 and encodes:
- a CDS encoding HD-GYP domain-containing protein — translated: MIVEQDISNVRVGMYVLDITYPKGKFHLTKPSWLDSERVIEGLRNKGVQRLLIDMSKTREPSVISPQIIEIVVPSFTQQITQARSVFDESKGIQKKLFHAAKNGHALDLQSVCKITDESIDMIFENPDALACVLNIRHKDEYLLEHSIAVSVLLTMFAFHMKFEREIVSQLAIGAFLHDVGKIMIPDAILNKPGKLTDKEFEIMKAHATHSINVIKKTPGVSALSLEVAALHHEKLNGEGYPNKVKSNEISIYGRMISICDIFDALTSSRCYKEGYSQVKAFSILRELSKDNQLDINLVDNFIQCMGVYPVGALVQLDSNRLAIVESHNLQDPVRPKVKAFYRLDPKQFELAQNIDLSSMQTERIVKCVRADEFNLNMDQIIEFLAHEG
- the trpA gene encoding tryptophan synthase subunit alpha; the encoded protein is MTEFKQAGRYKATFAALKEKNQGAFVPFVTLGDPSPALSLKIIDCLVENGADALELGFPFSDPLADGPVIQGANLRSLAAGTTPTQCFEMLTLIRAKYPELPIGLLLYANLVFANGIDVFYAKAKAAGIDSVLIADVPVEEADPFITSAKAHGIAPIFIAPPNADRDTLQLVSEKGEGYTYLLSRAGVTGTESKAGMPIGDILSRLKEFNGAPPLLGFGIAEPAQVKQAIQAGAAGAISGSAVVKIIEANKNNEIELLAQLGEFTRKMKAATE
- the trpB gene encoding tryptophan synthase subunit beta, giving the protein MTKLDPYFGEYGGMYVPQILMPALRQLETAFIEAQEDEAFQAEFTDLLKNYAGRPTALTLTRNLSPNPLVKIYLKREDLLHGGAHKTNQVLGQALLAKRMGKKEIIAETGAGQHGVATALACALLGLKCKVYMGAKDIERQSPNVFRMKLMGAEVIPVTSGSSTLKDACNEAMRDWSGSYEKAHYLLGTAAGPHPFPTIVREFQRMIGEETKKQILEREGRLPDAVIACVGGGSNAIGMFADFIDEPSVQLIGVEPAGLGIDTPMHGAPLKHGKTGIFFGMKAPLMQDKEGQIEESYSVSAGLDFPSVGPQHAHLAATGRATYESATDDEALDAFQLLARCEGIIPALESAHAIAYAVKLAQKATKETLLVVNLSGRGDKDIFTVADILEEREKSQTSQQKEESGND